A window of Ananas comosus cultivar F153 linkage group 4, ASM154086v1, whole genome shotgun sequence contains these coding sequences:
- the LOC109709001 gene encoding anthranilate synthase alpha subunit 1, chloroplastic-like, protein MATLSGPQYLSQVTTHKASCSMESLAFASRLRPSSNVNTMMIRRRPAPAEQIKTDANILTSPSPSHRRSPSSSFRSFRCSAVSAPSAVVSGTATGRRPLADSPARLPPEPVTEGADEFAAAAKKGSNLVPLYQCIFSDHLTPLLAYRCLVPEDDKEAPSFLFESVQQGSQGATMGRYSVVGARPTMEIVAKENVATITDHEEGRTREETVEDPMQIPRRISETWSPQLIDDLPDAFCGGWVGFFSYDTMRYVEKKKLPFSNACQDDRNLPDVHLGLYNDVIVFDHVEKKAYVIHWVHLDRYSSVEEAYKDGRARLDVLLSKLHNFNVPTLSPGSIKLHTRQFGLPLKKSSVTSDEYKKAVMQAKEHISAGDIFQIVLSQRFERRTFADPFEVYRALRVVNPSPYMTYLQARGCVLVASSPEILTSVKNGKIVNRPLAGTVRRGKTEKEDELLEQQLLNDEKQCAEHIMLVDLGRNDVGRVSKPGSVEVEKLMNIERYSHVMHISSTVTGELFDHLTCWDVLRTALPAGTVSGAPKVKAMELIDQLEATRRGPYSGGFGGVSFSGNMDIALTLRTIVFPTGASHMYSSSSYGNSDLYKKNKRREWVAHLQAGAGIVADSNPDDEQRECENKAAALARAIDLAESAFGHKEAAPFWYLNSEQPTNSSCPSKM, encoded by the exons ATGGCTACGTTGTCTGGCCCGCAGTACCTCTCACAAGTGACAACTCACAAGGCTAGCTGCAGCATGGAATCCCTCGCCTTTGCTTCTCGCCTCCGCCCCTCCTCCAATGTCAATACGATGATGATCCGACGGCGGCCAGCACCGGCTGAACAAATAAAAACCGATGCTAATATCCtcacctccccctccccctcccaccgccgctctccttcttcttcattCCGCTCCTTCCGCTGCTCCGCCGTGTCCGCTCCCTCCGCAGTCGTCTCAGGCACAGCCACCGGCCGAAGACCTCTTGCCGATTCCCCTGCCCGCCTCCCTCCGGAGCCGGTGACGGAGGGGGCGGACGAGTTCGCGGCGGCGGCAAAGAAAGGCTCAAACTTGGTGCCCCTCTACCAATGCATCTTCTCCGACCATCTCACCCCGCTCCTCGCTTACCGCTGTCTCGTCCCCGAGGACGACAAGGAAGCCCCCAGCTTCCTCTTCGAGTCAGTCCAGCAGGGCTCCCAGGGAGCCACAATG GGTCGTTATAGCGTGGTGGGGGCTCGTCCGACGATGGAGATCGTGGCTAAGGAGAACGTGGCTACGATAACGGACCACGAGGAAGGTCGGACAAGGGAAGAGACGGTGGAGGACCCCATGCAGATCCCCCGCCGCATTTCTGAGACCTGGAGCCCCCAGCTGATCGACGACCTTCCCGATGCTTTTTGCg GTGGATGGGTGGGGTTCTTTTCATATGATACAATGCGCTATGTCGAAAAGAAGAAACTTCCATTTTCCAATGCTTGTCAAGATGATAGGAATCTCCCCGATGTCCACCTAGGTCTATATAATGACGTAATAGTGTTTGATCACGTCGAGAAG AAAGCATATGTCATTCATTGGGTGCATTTGGACCGTTACTCTTCTGTAGAGGAGGCCTATAAAGATGGCAGAGCTAGATTGGATGTTTTGCTGTCGAAATTACACAACTTTAATGT CCCTACACTTTCTCCGGGTTCTATAAAATTACATACTCGCCAGTTTGGTTTACCCTTAAAGAAGTCATCTGTGACAAGTGATGAATACAAGAAGGCTGTTATGCAGGCTAAAGAGCACATCTCAGCAGGAGATATATTTCAGATTGTTTTAAGCCAGCGTTTTGAGCGACGAACTTTTGCAGACCCATTTGAAGTTTATCGAGCGCTAAGAGTTGTAAATCCTAGCCCATACATGACATATTTACAG gCAAGAGGATGTGTTCTTGTAGCTTCGAGCCCAGAAATCCTAACAAGCGTAAAAAAT GGAAAGATTGTTAATCGTCCACTTGCTGGTACTGTTAGAAGAGGCAAGACAGAGAAAGAAGATGAGCTGCTGGAACAGCAGCTGCTGaatgatgaaaagcaatgtGCTGAACACATCATGTTAGTGGATTTAGGAAGAAATGATGTCGGAAGG GTCTCCAAGCCTGGTTCTGTGGAGGTGGAAAAGTTAATGAATATTGAAAGATATTCCCATGTGATGCACATCAGCTCAACA GTCACTGGGGAGTTATTTGATCATCTGACTTGTTGGGATGTTCTACGTACTGCGTTGCCTGCAGGGACTGTCAGTGGAGCTCCAAAG GTGAAAGCCATGGAGCTGATTGATCAGTTGGAAGCGACGAGAAGAGGACCGTACAGCGGTGGGTTTGGAGGAGTGTCATTCTCAGGGAACATGGACATAGCTCTGACTCTGCGCACCATCGTCTTCCCAACAGGAGCATCCCATATGTATTCCTCTTCCTCCTACGGTAACAGCGACCTTTACAAGAAAAATAAGCGGCGAGAGTGGGTGGCACACCTTCAGGCTGGAGCTGGCATTGTGGCCGACAGTAACCCCGATGATGAGCAGCGAGAATGCGAGAACAAGGCTGCTGCTCTCGCTCGTGCTATAGACCTTGCTGAATCCGCCTTTGGACATAAAGAGGCAGCACCATTTTGGTATCTGAACTCTGAGCAGCCAACAAATAGTTCTTGCCCCTCAAAAATGTGA
- the LOC109709002 gene encoding putative ABC1 protein At2g40090: MVAPTLPEKCGRGMWRAGAKWAVGATLLGAGGGAAAIASSDDPSTSLKICTIVPLRLFRDAVTAAVIAFDYKYSFWGVEEGSAEWLKVRHEVHNRCAHRIQELCFRNGGIYIKLGQHIGQLEYVVPQEYVQTMRASMLKRCPISSYDQVRSVFMKELGHPPENVFAEFDPVPLASASLAQVHAAKTHDGRKVAVKVQHIHLTDTAVADIVTVDFLVNFLHRCFPAFDYRWLVDEVRESAPKELDFLFEARNSEKCLDNFRRLSPHIADSIYAPKIYWNLSTPRLLTMEFMDAAEITDVTGIQRMGIQPADVSKLVSEAFAEMIFKHGFVHCDPHAANMMARPLPSSKWNIFRRKKPQLILLDHGLYKELDFLTRTSYAALWKGLVFADVNAIKENSVKLGAGEDLYALFAGILTMRPWKRVIDPSVDHLVLEGSEGDRSELQMYASQYLPQISELLRRLPRVILLMLKTNDCLRAVNHALGQGSSLETFLIIGRISSEAVLESKKMLNKRSFLWGLSIWFEKILLEARLFGMKVALRLLQFRKYLPKGMPA, from the exons ATGGTCGCCCCAACTCTCCCGGAAAAGTGCGGTCGCGGGATGTGGCGCGCAGGGGCGAAGTGGGCAGTAGGGGCTACTCTCCTTGGGGCCGGGGGTGGAGCTGCCGCCATCGCTTCGTCGGACGATCCATCGACCTCCCTTAAAATCTGCACCATCGTTCCCCTTCGCCTCTTCCGCGACGCCGTCACTGCTGCCGTCATCGCCTTCG ACTACAAGTATTCGTTTTGGGGAGTTGAAGAAGGAAGTGCTGAGTGGTTGAAAGTTAGGCACGAAGTCCACAACCGGTGTGCTCATAGAATTCAAGAGTTGTGTTTCCGCAATGGAGGAATATATATCAAACTTGGTCAACATATTGGCCAATTG GAGTATGTAGTTCCTCAAGAATATGTGCAAACAATGAGGGCTTCAATGCTGAAAAGATGTCCAATTTCCTCGTATGATCAAGTGCGCAGTGTTTTCATGAAAGAGCTTGGACACCCACCAGAGAAT gtttttgcagaatttgatccAGTCCCTTTGGCAAGTGCTTCTCTTGCGCAAGTTCATGCTGCTAAAACCCATGATGGCCGAAAAGTTGCTGTAAAG GTTCAACACATCCATCTGACAGATACAGCTGTTGCAGATATTGTCACTGTGGATTTCTTGGTTAATTTCTTGCACCGGTGTTTTCCTGCATTTGACTACAG GTGGTTGGTTGATGAAGTTCGTGAAAGTGCACCAAAG GAATTAGATTTCTTGTTTGAGGCTAGGAACAGCGAGAAATGTTTGGATAACTTTAGGAGATTATCTCCTCATATCGCGGATAGCATATATGCGCCTAAGATATATTGGAATCTGAGTACCCCTAGACTTCTGACCATGGAATTTATGGATGCTGCGGAAATAACTGATGTTACTGGCATTCAGAGGATGGGTATTCAACCTGCAGATGTCTCAAAATTA GTAAGTGAAGCTTTTGCAGAGATGATTTTTAAGCATGGTTTTGTTCATTGTGACCCTCATGCTGCCAACATGATGGCTCGGCCTTTGCCATCCAGCAAATGGAATATTTTTC GAAGAAAAAAGCCTCAACTGATACTGCTTGATCACGGCCTCTACAAAGAACTTGATTTTTTGACTAGAACAAGCTATGCTGCACTTTGGAAG GGGCTTGTTTTTGCTGATGTAAATGCAATAAAAGAGAACAGTGTAAAGTTGGGTGCTGGTGAGGATCTATATGCACTGTTTGCTGGGATACTCACGATGAGGCCGTGGAAAAGGGTCATTGATCCATCTGTTGATCATTTGGTTCTAGAAGGGAGTGAGGGTGATCGTTCTGAGCTTCAA ATGTATGCTTCTCAATATTTACCTCAGATATCAGAGCTACTTAGGAGACTACCACGTGTGATTTTGTTAATGCTAAAAACAAACGACTGTTTGCGAGCTGTCAATCATGCCTTG GGTCAAGGGTCTTCACTTGAAACATTTTTAATCATTGGAAGAATCTCATCTGAAGCAGTTCTGGAGTCCAAGAAGATGCTGAACAAAAGGTCCTTTCTCTGGGGACTAAGTATATGGTTTGAAAAGATTTTGCTTGAAGCTCGATTATTTGGTATGAAGGTGGCTTTGCGGCTTCTACAGTTCAGGAAGTACTTGCCTAAAGGAATGCCAGCATAA